The following are encoded in a window of Syngnathoides biaculeatus isolate LvHL_M chromosome 3, ASM1980259v1, whole genome shotgun sequence genomic DNA:
- the LOC133497855 gene encoding prepronociceptin-like isoform X1 has protein sequence METIMKMLVVLLMLLLCVDGTHADCQDDCLSCSLILPKELTFNTMECLFGCAGSASPASSWDACRGSLSLSSLPKRSQEEVEVLFPGNEEEEQGEENGEGLPLALQRLDHMTGALGVKERDTGNNDALSLDDVYEDSDDGDMTLSVSKRFGGFVKGRHGYRKLMAPARSYQKRYGGFIGIRKSARKWNNQKRFSEFLKQYLGMSARATEYNSVSEELSQHNEV, from the exons ACCATCATGAAGATGCTGGTGGTGCTCCTGATGCTGCTGCTTTGTGTTGATGGCACTCATGCGGACTGTCAGGATGACTGCCTATCCTGCAGCCTCATCCTGCCCAAAGAGCTCACCTTCAACACCATG GAGTGTCTGTTTGGATGTGCAGGCTCAGCCTCCCCAGCATCCTCCTGGGATGCCTGTCGTGGGTCCTTGTCGCTGTCCTCCCTGCCCAAAAGATCTCAGGAGGAAGTGGAAGTTTTGTTTCCTGGCAATGAGGAGGAAGAGCAGGGGGAGGAGAACGGGGAGGGTCTGCCATTGGCTTTGCAGAGGTTGGATCACATGACCGGAGCTCTGGGGGTGAAAGAAAGGGACACAGGTAACAACGATGCTCTGTCTTTGGATGATGTGTATGAGGACTCTGACGATGGTGACATGACTCTGAGCGTCTCCAAGAGGTTTGGCGGCTTTGTGAAGGGCCGACACGGCTACAGGAAGCTGATGGCGCCAGCCAGGTCCTACCAGAAGCGCTATGGCGGCTTCATCGGTATCCGCAAATCGGCACGCAAGTGGAACAACCAGAAACGCTTCAGTGAGTTCCTGAAGCAATACCTGGGCATGAGTGCCCGAGCTACGGAGTATAACAGCGTCTCAGAAGAGCTCAGCCAGCACAATGAGGTGTAG
- the LOC133497855 gene encoding prepronociceptin-like isoform X2, producing MKMLVVLLMLLLCVDGTHADCQDDCLSCSLILPKELTFNTMECLFGCAGSASPASSWDACRGSLSLSSLPKRSQEEVEVLFPGNEEEEQGEENGEGLPLALQRLDHMTGALGVKERDTGNNDALSLDDVYEDSDDGDMTLSVSKRFGGFVKGRHGYRKLMAPARSYQKRYGGFIGIRKSARKWNNQKRFSEFLKQYLGMSARATEYNSVSEELSQHNEV from the exons ATGAAGATGCTGGTGGTGCTCCTGATGCTGCTGCTTTGTGTTGATGGCACTCATGCGGACTGTCAGGATGACTGCCTATCCTGCAGCCTCATCCTGCCCAAAGAGCTCACCTTCAACACCATG GAGTGTCTGTTTGGATGTGCAGGCTCAGCCTCCCCAGCATCCTCCTGGGATGCCTGTCGTGGGTCCTTGTCGCTGTCCTCCCTGCCCAAAAGATCTCAGGAGGAAGTGGAAGTTTTGTTTCCTGGCAATGAGGAGGAAGAGCAGGGGGAGGAGAACGGGGAGGGTCTGCCATTGGCTTTGCAGAGGTTGGATCACATGACCGGAGCTCTGGGGGTGAAAGAAAGGGACACAGGTAACAACGATGCTCTGTCTTTGGATGATGTGTATGAGGACTCTGACGATGGTGACATGACTCTGAGCGTCTCCAAGAGGTTTGGCGGCTTTGTGAAGGGCCGACACGGCTACAGGAAGCTGATGGCGCCAGCCAGGTCCTACCAGAAGCGCTATGGCGGCTTCATCGGTATCCGCAAATCGGCACGCAAGTGGAACAACCAGAAACGCTTCAGTGAGTTCCTGAAGCAATACCTGGGCATGAGTGCCCGAGCTACGGAGTATAACAGCGTCTCAGAAGAGCTCAGCCAGCACAATGAGGTGTAG